Proteins encoded in a region of the Podarcis muralis chromosome 2, rPodMur119.hap1.1, whole genome shotgun sequence genome:
- the LOC144326666 gene encoding uncharacterized protein LOC144326666 — translation MGITKKPFKYMECENREHKQFQSMECGRSLTDSGNLRKHQRTHTGEKPFNCMECGKSFSQSGHFRIHQRIHTGEKPFKCMECGKSFSQSGDLRIHQRIHTGEKPFKCMECGKSFTTSGSLRIHQRRHTGEKPFKCMECGKSFTESGCLNAHHQTHTGEKPFQCMECGKSFTESGKLRIHQRTHTGEKPFKCMECGKSFSQSGSLNAHHQTHTEEKSFKCMECGKSFTTSENLRIHQRTHTGEKPFKCMECGKRYSRRACLNAHHQIHTGEKSFKCMECGKSFTTSDSLRIHQRSHTGEKPFKCMECGKSFSQSGYLRIHQRTHTGEKPFKCMECGKSFSQSGKLRIHQRRHTGEKPFKCMECGKSFTESGCLNAHHQTHTGETI, via the coding sequence ATGGGAATAAcgaagaaaccatttaaatacATGGAGTGTGAAAACAGAGAACATAAACAATTTCAAagtatggagtgtggaaggagcCTCACTGacagtggaaaccttagaaaacaccaacggactcatacaggggagaaaccatttaattgcatggagtgtggaaagagcttcagtcagagtggacactttagaattcatcaacggattcacacaggggagaaaccatttaaatgtatggagtgtggaaagagcttcagtcagagtggagatcttagaattcatcaacggattcacacaggggagaaaccatttaaatgcatggagtgtggaaagagcttcactactagcggaagccttagaattcatcaacggaggcacacaggagagaaaccatttaaatgcatggagtgtggaaagagcttcactgagagtggatGCCTGAATGCACATCATcaaacacacacaggggagaaaccatttcaatgcatggaatgtggaaagagcttcactgagagtggaaaacttagaattcatcaacggacgcacacaggagagaaaccatttaaatgtatggagtgtggaaagagcttcagtcagagtggaagccTGAATGCACATCATCAAACACACACTGaggagaaatcatttaaatgcatggaatgtggaaagagcttcactactagcgaaaaccttagaattcatcaacggactcacacaggagagaaaccatttaaatgcatggagtgtggaaagcgcTACAGTCGGAGGGCATGCCTGAATGCACATCATCaaattcacactggggagaaatcatttaaatgcatggaatgtggaaagagcttcactactaGCGAtagccttagaattcatcaacggagtcacactggggagaaaccatttaaatgcatggagtgtggaaagagcttcagtcagagtggataccttagaattcatcaacggactcacacaggggagaaaccatttaaatgcatggagtgtggaaagagcttcagtcagagtggaaaacttagaattcatcaacggaggcacacaggagagaaaccatttaaatgcatggagtgtggaaagagcttcactgagagtggatGTCTGAATGCGCATCATCAAACACAcacaggagaaaccatttaa
- the LOC114589729 gene encoding HLA class II histocompatibility antigen, DR alpha chain-like, whose amino-acid sequence MEPRGGRGGGGRALCCLWATLLLAPPRGAGALKVEDTLVELDFFQESFPSEKKSGEFLLEFDNEEILHVDWEKKQNVWRLPDFQRFTSFEVQGALANIAVMKNNMEVLMKRSNRTRALNVAPSATVYPENAVELGDPNVLICFVDRFSPPVLNVTWLKNNEVVSKGVEETDFYPSVDNTFRKFSYLPFVPEQGDIYVCQVEHWGIPEGKMEKIWVSKAPSPIPETMENVLCALGLAFGILGIIAGTILFFKAMRMNDRRGFI is encoded by the exons atggagcccagaggaggaagaggaggaggaggaagagccctTTGCTGCCTCTGGGCGACCCTCCTCCTCGCCCCGCCAAGGGGGGCCGGAGCCCTGAAAG TGGAGGACACCCTGGTGGAGCTGGACTTCTTCCAGGAGAGCTTCCCTTCGGAGAAGAAGTCCGGGGAGTTCCTGCTGGAGTTTGACAACGAGGAGATCCTGCATGTggactgggagaagaagcagaacGTCTGGAGGCTGCCGGACTTCCAGCGCTTCACCAGCTTCGAGGTGCAGGGCGCCCTGGCCAACATCGCCGTCATGAAGAACAACATGGAGGTGCTCATGAAGCGCAGCAACCGCACCCGTGCCCTGAACG TTGCTCCTTCGGCCACTGTGTACCCAGAAAATGCCGTGGAACTGGGGGACCCCAACGTCCTCATCTGCTTTGTGGACAGGTTCTCCCCCCCAGTGCTGAACGTCACCTGGCTGAAGAACAACGAGGTGGTCTCCAAGGGCGTGGAGGAGACAGACTTCTACCCCAGCGTGGACAACACTTTCCGCAAGTTCTCCTACCTCCCCTTCGTCCCTGAGCAGGGAGACATCTACGTCTGCCAGGTGGAGCACTGGGGCATCCCAGAgggaaagatggagaagatctggg tTTCCAAGGCGCCCTCTCCCATCCCGGAGACGATGGAGAACGTGCTGTGTGCCCTGGGCTTGGCCTTTGGCATCCTGGGCATCATCGCTGGCACCATCCTTTTCTTCAAGGCCATGAGGATGAACGATCGCAGGGGCTTCAT ATAA